One window of Thiomicrorhabdus lithotrophica genomic DNA carries:
- a CDS encoding ectoine synthase, translating to MIVRNLYDDIIGTEADVDSQQWNSRRLLLAKDGMGFSLHDTLIKPNEDLHLWYKNHLEAVYCIEGEGQIYDKTTGVTHPIKEGTVYALNENDQHILSANKGVQMRMVCVFNPPVTGRETHDKDGSYNLPE from the coding sequence ATGATTGTTCGTAACTTATATGATGACATTATTGGAACTGAAGCTGATGTTGACAGTCAACAATGGAATAGCCGTCGTTTACTGTTAGCCAAAGATGGCATGGGGTTTTCATTACATGACACGCTAATCAAACCCAATGAAGACTTACACCTTTGGTATAAAAACCATTTAGAAGCCGTTTATTGTATTGAGGGTGAAGGTCAAATTTATGATAAAACGACAGGCGTTACCCATCCAATAAAGGAAGGAACTGTTTATGCTTTAAATGAGAATGACCAGCATATTCTAAGCGCCAACAAAGGGGTTCAGATGCGTATGGTTTGTGTTTTCAACCCGCCAGTTACTGGTCGTGAAACTCATGACAAAGATGGCTCTTACAATCTTCCTGAATAA
- the rplU gene encoding 50S ribosomal protein L21 codes for MYAVIKTGGKQYRVREGQILRIESLNAEAGDAIEFDEVLMVGEGSDVKIGMPVVEGAKVAATVESNGRGKKVTIIKFRRRKNRSKTKQGHRQNYTEVKIGKISA; via the coding sequence ATGTACGCAGTTATTAAAACCGGTGGTAAGCAGTATAGAGTTCGTGAAGGTCAAATCTTACGTATTGAATCACTAAACGCAGAAGCGGGTGATGCAATTGAGTTTGACGAAGTATTGATGGTAGGTGAAGGTTCTGATGTTAAAATCGGTATGCCTGTTGTTGAAGGTGCTAAAGTTGCAGCAACTGTTGAATCAAACGGTCGCGGCAAAAAAGTGACTATCATCAAGTTCCGTCGTCGTAAGAACCGCTCTAAGACTAAGCAAGGCCACCGCCAAAACTACACTGAAGTTAAAATCGGTAAGATTTCAGCTTAA
- the ectA gene encoding diaminobutyrate acetyltransferase: protein MDPDNKNLITFRKPTINDGAEIYELIKQSPPLDLNSSYLYFLQATQFADTCVVAVQNKEIIGFISAYFRPDEKDSLFVWQVAVAEKARGQGLGRQLLYRLVKNQERRPTVTEICCTISPSNKASQSLFKSFAEQYRLTMGVETFLEEKHFGNLGHEAEELYSLRAPYNQNLINTLF from the coding sequence ATGGACCCTGACAATAAAAACTTAATTACATTTAGAAAACCCACTATTAATGATGGCGCTGAAATATACGAACTTATTAAACAATCCCCACCTCTAGATTTGAACTCTAGTTATCTCTATTTTTTACAAGCAACCCAATTTGCAGATACTTGTGTGGTTGCTGTGCAAAATAAAGAAATCATCGGTTTTATTTCCGCCTATTTTCGCCCTGATGAAAAAGACAGCCTATTTGTTTGGCAAGTCGCCGTTGCTGAAAAGGCAAGAGGCCAAGGCTTAGGCAGACAACTACTGTATCGCTTAGTCAAAAATCAAGAACGTAGACCGACTGTAACTGAGATTTGCTGCACGATAAGTCCGTCCAACAAAGCATCACAAAGCCTTTTTAAAAGTTTTGCTGAGCAATACCGTTTAACGATGGGTGTTGAAACGTTTTTAGAAGAAAAGCACTTTGGCAATTTAGGGCATGAAGCTGAAGAGCTGTATAGCTTACGCGCGCCCTACAACCAAAATTTAATCAATACCCTATTTTAA
- a CDS encoding efflux RND transporter periplasmic adaptor subunit produces MLLNSFSPNTRFALSVVAAFLFMPLFVIAADQPQKPPAMPVVAKTVSQENVPTYEEYSARSQAAQQVEVNARVSGILEKKFFTEGQEIKAGQPLYKIDDRKYRAMVLKAKAQVTVAEANLNQAQREYNRVKGLFKNKAVSAQEVDSALSTLELAKANLLGQKAALNETQIDLDYTDVRAEISGITGIKQQDIGSLVGSNSDNTLLTTITQLDSIHVIFAIPDADYVKQQKLVQSGKLKALPKSAWTAEIIGPNNQAVAKGKIDFIDSEINSATGSIQARAVFNNNKTELLPGEFVRIRITNAIRQNVFVIPQKAVLQMGQQSFVYKVEEGIANLAPVNIEGRDGDNWLIGSGLKNGDLVVLNNLIKLRPKTPVKVLPEKTDDTNNSESNK; encoded by the coding sequence ATGCTTTTAAATAGTTTCAGTCCAAACACTCGCTTTGCCCTAAGTGTAGTAGCTGCATTTTTATTTATGCCGCTTTTTGTAATCGCTGCTGATCAACCTCAAAAACCACCTGCCATGCCTGTAGTTGCAAAAACAGTCAGCCAAGAAAACGTGCCAACTTACGAAGAGTACTCTGCTCGCTCTCAAGCAGCACAGCAAGTTGAAGTTAATGCGCGTGTGAGTGGTATCTTAGAGAAAAAGTTTTTCACTGAAGGACAAGAAATCAAAGCGGGCCAGCCACTGTATAAAATTGACGATCGAAAGTATCGTGCAATGGTATTAAAGGCTAAAGCTCAAGTGACTGTAGCAGAAGCTAATCTTAACCAAGCACAACGTGAATATAATCGTGTTAAAGGTCTATTCAAAAACAAAGCCGTGAGTGCTCAAGAGGTAGACAGCGCACTTTCTACTTTAGAGCTAGCAAAAGCGAATTTACTAGGACAAAAAGCCGCCTTAAACGAAACTCAAATAGATTTAGATTACACCGATGTACGTGCTGAAATCTCTGGCATTACAGGGATTAAACAGCAAGACATCGGTAGCTTAGTAGGCAGTAATAGTGACAACACTTTACTTACCACTATTACTCAACTGGATTCTATTCATGTCATTTTTGCCATTCCTGATGCTGATTACGTTAAACAACAAAAGTTGGTTCAATCAGGAAAATTAAAAGCACTGCCAAAAAGTGCGTGGACAGCAGAAATCATTGGCCCAAATAATCAAGCGGTTGCCAAAGGCAAAATCGATTTTATTGACAGTGAAATCAATTCGGCTACAGGAAGTATTCAAGCCCGAGCAGTATTCAATAACAACAAAACAGAACTGCTTCCTGGAGAGTTTGTACGCATCAGAATCACTAATGCTATTCGACAAAATGTTTTTGTCATCCCTCAAAAGGCCGTTTTACAGATGGGACAACAGTCTTTTGTTTATAAAGTTGAAGAAGGTATTGCGAACTTAGCCCCTGTCAATATTGAAGGGCGTGATGGCGACAATTGGTTAATCGGTTCTGGGCTAAAAAACGGAGATTTAGTTGTTTTAAACAATCTAATTAAGCTTAGACCTAAAACACCTGTGAAGGTTCTGCCTGAAAAAACTGATGATACAAACAACAGTGAATCAAATAAATAA
- the ispB gene encoding octaprenyl diphosphate synthase: MTLSEIRALIKEDIQAVDQLILDRLSSDVVLINQIGHYIINSGGKRLRPLLVLLSARACGYQGSNHQLMAAVIEFIHTSTLLHDDVVDESDTRRGNKTANEVWGNAASVLVGDFLYSRSFEMMVEPGELKIMQVMSEATNVIAEGEVLQLLNCHDADTTKERYMEVIHRKTAKLFEAATQMGPILAKKPELEEPFVAYGRHLGAAFQLIDDALDYTANEEELGKNIGDDLAEGKPTLPLIYVLENGNEGEKNIIRRAIESEGINLLDEVTAIIKASGAIAYTQEIAQKEANLAKSALSSLKDSDLKTALCSLADLAVNRSH, encoded by the coding sequence ATGACTTTATCTGAAATCCGTGCCTTAATAAAAGAAGACATCCAAGCTGTTGATCAACTTATCTTGGACAGACTCTCTTCAGATGTCGTTCTTATAAACCAAATAGGCCACTATATTATTAACAGCGGAGGTAAACGTTTACGCCCTCTACTCGTTTTATTAAGTGCACGTGCCTGTGGATACCAGGGTAGTAACCATCAACTAATGGCTGCGGTAATTGAATTTATTCACACCTCTACCCTGTTACACGATGATGTGGTTGATGAATCGGACACTCGCCGAGGTAATAAGACTGCAAATGAAGTCTGGGGCAATGCCGCAAGCGTATTAGTAGGTGATTTTTTATATTCTCGCTCATTTGAAATGATGGTAGAACCAGGTGAGCTTAAAATCATGCAAGTAATGTCTGAAGCAACCAATGTCATTGCCGAAGGTGAAGTTTTACAACTTTTAAATTGCCACGATGCAGACACCACAAAAGAACGTTACATGGAAGTTATTCATCGCAAAACAGCCAAATTGTTTGAAGCGGCTACACAAATGGGACCAATACTGGCTAAAAAACCAGAATTAGAAGAACCTTTTGTTGCCTATGGCAGACATCTAGGTGCCGCATTTCAGTTAATTGACGATGCATTAGACTACACAGCTAATGAAGAAGAACTAGGCAAAAATATTGGCGATGACCTTGCTGAAGGAAAACCAACTTTACCTTTAATTTATGTACTCGAAAATGGTAACGAAGGTGAAAAGAACATTATTCGCAGAGCGATTGAATCGGAAGGCATTAATCTTTTAGACGAAGTCACAGCAATCATTAAAGCTTCTGGTGCCATTGCCTATACTCAAGAAATTGCTCAAAAAGAAGCCAATCTAGCAAAATCCGCTCTTTCCTCTCTTAAGGATAGCGATTTAAAAACGGCATTATGCTCTTTAGCTGATTTAGCTGTTAACCGTTCTCATTAA
- the ectB gene encoding diaminobutyrate--2-oxoglutarate transaminase: protein MSLSIFNEYESEVRGYVRSFPTVFSTAKMAEIWDEDGKRYIDFFAGAGALNYGHNNDVINTAVIEYLQNNGIGHALDMATVAKRDFMETFVNNILKPRELDYKLQFVGPTGTNAIETALKIARKVKGRKQVMSFTNGFHGMSMGSLSITGNSYYHDDNYGVPGYTYQVPFHNYLGDKVDTMAYLRKIIGDDSSGTELPAAIVLETIQAEGGINVAGEEWLRSLRKICDDFDILMIVDDIQVGNGRSGEFFSFERAGVVPDIVTLSKSIGAGHPMSLVLMKPELDKWSPGEHSGTFRGNNLAFVAQTAALKKYWADDELVKQTKAKSKIVQKRMEEIALAFPNLIREIRGHGFIWGMEFKKPELTSAICSTAFNDGLVIETAGADSEVIKFLGPLVITEELINEGFDILQNAIKKVITKEA, encoded by the coding sequence ATGTCTTTATCAATTTTCAATGAATACGAGTCTGAAGTAAGAGGTTATGTACGTTCTTTCCCTACGGTATTTAGCACCGCTAAAATGGCCGAAATCTGGGATGAAGACGGCAAACGATATATCGATTTTTTTGCTGGTGCTGGCGCATTGAACTACGGCCACAATAATGATGTTATTAACACAGCCGTTATCGAATATTTACAAAACAATGGTATCGGTCACGCCTTAGATATGGCTACAGTTGCCAAACGTGATTTTATGGAAACCTTTGTTAACAATATTCTAAAACCTCGTGAATTAGACTATAAATTACAGTTTGTAGGGCCTACAGGTACTAACGCAATTGAAACCGCTCTTAAAATCGCTCGTAAAGTAAAAGGCCGTAAACAAGTTATGTCTTTTACCAATGGTTTCCATGGTATGTCGATGGGGTCTTTAAGTATTACTGGTAATAGTTATTACCATGATGACAACTACGGTGTACCTGGTTACACCTATCAAGTACCGTTTCACAATTACCTAGGTGATAAAGTCGACACGATGGCTTACCTACGTAAGATTATAGGGGATGATTCTTCTGGTACAGAACTCCCTGCTGCGATTGTTTTAGAAACGATTCAGGCTGAAGGAGGGATTAACGTAGCCGGTGAAGAATGGTTAAGATCTCTTCGCAAAATCTGTGATGATTTTGATATTTTGATGATCGTTGATGATATTCAAGTGGGTAACGGTCGCTCTGGTGAGTTTTTTAGTTTTGAACGTGCAGGTGTTGTACCTGATATTGTCACCTTATCTAAATCAATTGGTGCTGGTCATCCAATGTCTTTAGTTTTAATGAAACCAGAACTAGACAAATGGAGTCCTGGCGAGCATTCCGGAACTTTCCGTGGAAATAACCTAGCCTTTGTTGCGCAAACCGCCGCACTTAAAAAATATTGGGCAGATGATGAACTGGTTAAGCAAACTAAAGCTAAATCTAAAATTGTCCAAAAACGCATGGAAGAGATTGCTCTAGCCTTTCCAAATCTAATTCGTGAAATTCGTGGTCATGGCTTTATTTGGGGTATGGAGTTTAAAAAACCAGAACTGACTTCTGCTATTTGCTCAACCGCTTTTAATGATGGATTGGTAATTGAAACCGCTGGTGCCGACAGCGAAGTGATTAAATTCCTGGGGCCATTAGTCATTACTGAAGAATTAATTAATGAAGGCTTTGATATTTTGCAGAATGCGATTAAAAAAGTCATTACAAAGGAAGCTTAA
- a CDS encoding patatin-like phospholipase family protein, translating to MLTGSNLKRIFILLTLSFLSGCSSYGVINNVEQNNQSKSLDASYSLQSVIKNKPQGKIALVLTFSGGGTRAAALAYGVLKELNDTKTRYQDKSLRLLDEVDIISSVSGGSFIAAYYGLNGKRTFEDFEVTMLKQDIEGELISGVLNPFRWFKETGRTEMAIQLYNTSIFKDATFADLNKPGRPLILINATDLSNGVRFSFTQEYFDLICSDIGSFPVSKAVTASSAVPVVFNPVVVKNYHPCENKSRQKLVELAKMATNNYELKQAVDGLKDYTDTHYPYLQLVDGGITDNLGLRAIYEAIELAGGAQAFMTQVGKHNVKHIAVISVDASTLTNKPIRLSNKAPTIQQSVDAMTDIQIHRYNMATLQLFEKSLKKWGEELSTSTQKVEPHFIKLNFDQLSSDEERAEFNLIPTSLTLTEPEITKLIKAGRSLLRNNLQFQRLLQVLNNDQTSKIQ from the coding sequence GTGCTAACTGGCAGCAACTTAAAACGCATTTTCATTCTCTTAACATTAAGCTTTCTATCAGGTTGCTCCTCTTATGGTGTAATCAATAACGTAGAACAAAACAATCAATCCAAATCACTTGATGCAAGCTACTCTTTGCAATCGGTTATTAAGAACAAACCACAAGGCAAAATCGCCCTCGTCCTCACTTTCTCAGGCGGAGGAACCCGTGCTGCCGCTTTAGCTTATGGTGTTTTGAAAGAGCTTAACGATACTAAAACTCGCTATCAAGACAAATCTCTTCGCTTACTCGACGAAGTCGACATTATTAGCTCTGTTTCTGGCGGAAGTTTTATTGCGGCCTATTACGGTTTAAATGGAAAGCGTACCTTTGAAGATTTTGAAGTCACCATGCTTAAACAAGATATTGAGGGTGAATTAATTAGTGGTGTACTCAACCCTTTTCGTTGGTTCAAAGAAACCGGGCGAACCGAGATGGCGATTCAACTTTACAACACCTCAATCTTTAAAGATGCTACCTTTGCAGACTTAAATAAACCCGGCCGCCCCCTAATTTTAATCAATGCAACAGATTTAAGTAATGGTGTACGCTTCTCATTTACTCAAGAATATTTCGATTTAATTTGCTCTGATATTGGTAGTTTTCCAGTCTCAAAAGCCGTTACGGCTTCATCAGCCGTACCCGTTGTATTTAATCCTGTTGTTGTTAAAAACTACCATCCCTGTGAAAATAAAAGCAGACAAAAGCTAGTTGAGTTAGCCAAAATGGCTACAAACAATTACGAATTAAAACAGGCCGTAGACGGACTAAAAGATTACACTGACACCCACTACCCTTACCTACAGTTAGTGGATGGCGGCATTACCGACAACCTTGGATTAAGAGCGATTTATGAAGCAATAGAATTAGCTGGTGGTGCTCAAGCTTTTATGACACAAGTTGGTAAACACAACGTAAAACACATTGCGGTTATCTCGGTTGATGCATCCACTCTCACCAACAAGCCCATCCGTTTATCAAATAAAGCCCCCACCATTCAGCAAAGTGTCGATGCAATGACCGATATACAAATCCATCGCTACAATATGGCCACACTGCAACTGTTTGAAAAGAGCTTAAAAAAATGGGGGGAAGAACTTTCCACTTCTACTCAAAAAGTCGAACCGCATTTCATTAAATTAAACTTCGACCAACTTTCTAGTGATGAAGAACGAGCAGAATTCAACCTCATTCCAACAAGCTTAACGCTTACTGAACCAGAAATTACCAAATTAATCAAAGCTGGACGTTCACTGCTTAGAAACAACCTACAGTTTCAACGGTTATTACAAGTTTTAAACAATGACCAAACATCCAAGATTCAATAA
- a CDS encoding TetR/AcrR family transcriptional regulator, giving the protein MSQSAIQKNAEPSNKRGLARQQKFLETAEEMFLTQGYASTSVNEVVRLAGGSLVTLYRMFGNKLGLFEAVFRKKTMTFFNELEEGVVWSDDIERSLLGFGEHMQSVILRADGIAIYRLVLMENNADQQEIQRIYYKYGPQVAIKMLANYLDKQVDADKVVIQDTYLAAAQFMEMIKGPFVNRLLFGEVISEKEVHSALLQGVQIFMKGISK; this is encoded by the coding sequence ATGTCCCAATCCGCTATCCAAAAAAATGCTGAACCCTCTAATAAAAGAGGATTAGCCAGACAACAAAAGTTTTTAGAAACCGCTGAAGAAATGTTTTTAACTCAAGGCTATGCCAGTACCAGTGTAAATGAAGTGGTACGTTTGGCCGGTGGTTCTTTGGTTACTTTGTACCGAATGTTTGGTAATAAATTGGGTTTGTTTGAAGCTGTTTTTCGTAAAAAAACGATGACCTTTTTTAATGAATTAGAAGAGGGCGTGGTGTGGAGTGACGATATAGAGCGTAGCTTGCTAGGGTTTGGTGAGCACATGCAGAGTGTTATTTTAAGAGCAGACGGCATTGCTATTTATCGTTTAGTGTTAATGGAAAATAATGCTGACCAACAAGAAATTCAGCGCATTTATTATAAGTACGGTCCCCAAGTCGCTATTAAGATGCTCGCCAACTATTTAGATAAACAAGTTGATGCTGACAAAGTTGTAATACAAGACACTTACCTGGCTGCTGCACAGTTTATGGAAATGATTAAAGGTCCTTTTGTGAACCGTTTACTGTTCGGCGAAGTTATTTCAGAAAAAGAAGTTCACTCAGCATTACTTCAAGGCGTACAGATTTTTATGAAAGGTATTAGTAAATAG
- a CDS encoding tetratricopeptide repeat protein, producing the protein MRSLSTTLFIIVSLIYPIQAISNDAQVTDKEAASHINQLKEPLYNPFIERYLVDEVKALRIDMHKLEVSLTKEVVDREIRTVDKVTSYATDTITYFFYLIAGVSSVLVMLGWTSIRDIKDKVHHLADSKVNAIVGSYEERLDQMEEALNKKSGGIQQAQNKLKRHQEIHTLWLKAAQENSSNNKISIYDQILEIDPENVEALTYKADAALEINEPIWAINLCQNALKLDPENAHAFYQLAGAHALLNKIPEALSYLEKNIQLSEGSIEQITDDPVFKNLLDLPEFQSLLDQHLTSTNSHG; encoded by the coding sequence ATGCGCTCATTAAGTACAACACTGTTTATCATCGTTAGTTTAATTTATCCAATACAAGCTATATCAAATGATGCTCAAGTTACAGATAAAGAAGCTGCATCACACATTAACCAGTTAAAAGAACCGTTATACAACCCTTTTATTGAACGGTACTTGGTTGATGAGGTTAAAGCACTACGCATCGATATGCATAAACTTGAAGTCTCTCTGACCAAAGAAGTGGTTGATCGAGAAATCCGAACCGTTGATAAGGTGACTAGCTACGCAACCGATACCATTACATACTTCTTCTACCTAATTGCAGGAGTCAGTTCGGTATTAGTGATGTTGGGATGGACCTCCATTCGAGATATCAAAGACAAGGTTCATCATTTAGCTGATTCAAAAGTAAATGCCATCGTAGGCAGTTATGAAGAACGCCTTGATCAGATGGAAGAAGCCTTAAATAAAAAATCGGGAGGGATTCAGCAAGCACAAAATAAACTTAAAAGGCATCAAGAAATTCATACACTTTGGCTCAAAGCCGCTCAAGAAAACTCAAGTAACAATAAAATTTCAATTTACGATCAAATACTCGAAATTGATCCCGAAAATGTAGAAGCCTTAACCTACAAGGCCGATGCTGCACTTGAAATTAATGAACCTATATGGGCAATCAACCTTTGCCAAAATGCTTTAAAACTTGATCCTGAAAATGCCCATGCATTTTATCAACTTGCTGGAGCACACGCCTTGCTCAACAAAATTCCAGAAGCATTAAGCTACCTAGAAAAAAACATCCAATTATCAGAAGGCAGTATAGAACAAATTACAGACGACCCTGTTTTTAAAAACTTACTTGATCTACCTGAGTTTCAAAGCTTGCTTGATCAACACTTAACCAGCACAAATAGCCATGGCTAA
- a CDS encoding sodium/proline symporter, with protein sequence MILYAFIAFLLLFFLIGVSSYFVSKQTPSDYLVAGKNMSPLFVGLSAVATNNSGFMFIGMIGATYSMGLTSIWLMVGWVLGDYLIQRKTTAKIQQAGQSEEVHSFGGLVTNWVGNQSQNSNPKQLHQLRQLIGIITLIFLTVYSAAQLKAGTKATEALLNWSPEMGIMVSAVLIFIYSLAGGLRASIWTDVAQSIVMIIGMTLMVVFGWMHISDNGGVFNSLHAVSETYMNWFPADSNGLGAILFVIGWLFGGFGVIGQPHIVIRFVTLSPQHSVGHMQLYYYSWFFLFYGLTILAGLLSRVLIPEVADFDAELALPLLADKIMPEIFVGLILAALFAATMSTVDSLILACSASLSRDLTVTPTQSIWLTKFSTFIVLVVAVSFAMSNNQTVFNLVLDAWGMLGSAFAPLVLWLALGRQTSALSAITAIIMGMLIFSLFTYGGYLTNIYALTFGFLAGLATLVLSEYQEGKSKIYVK encoded by the coding sequence ATGATTCTTTATGCTTTTATCGCTTTTTTATTACTCTTTTTTCTTATTGGTGTCTCCAGTTATTTTGTAAGCAAACAGACACCTTCGGATTATTTGGTTGCAGGGAAAAATATGTCACCACTATTTGTTGGATTGTCTGCCGTAGCAACCAATAATAGCGGTTTTATGTTTATCGGTATGATTGGCGCTACCTACTCAATGGGCTTAACCTCTATCTGGTTAATGGTTGGCTGGGTGCTTGGTGATTATCTTATCCAAAGAAAAACCACCGCAAAAATTCAACAAGCAGGCCAAAGTGAAGAAGTGCACTCTTTTGGCGGGTTAGTTACTAACTGGGTAGGCAATCAATCTCAGAACAGCAATCCCAAGCAGCTTCATCAGTTACGTCAGCTGATTGGAATCATTACGCTAATATTCCTAACGGTCTATTCTGCTGCACAATTAAAAGCAGGAACAAAAGCAACTGAAGCCTTACTAAACTGGTCTCCTGAAATGGGTATTATGGTCAGTGCGGTATTGATCTTTATTTACAGCTTGGCCGGAGGGTTAAGAGCATCAATCTGGACGGATGTTGCCCAGTCTATTGTTATGATTATTGGGATGACACTCATGGTCGTATTTGGATGGATGCATATATCCGATAATGGCGGTGTTTTTAACTCGCTACATGCTGTTTCTGAAACCTATATGAACTGGTTTCCAGCTGATAGCAATGGATTGGGTGCCATCTTATTTGTCATAGGTTGGCTGTTTGGTGGTTTTGGAGTGATTGGGCAACCTCATATAGTCATTCGTTTTGTCACCCTTTCTCCCCAACACAGTGTAGGACACATGCAGCTCTATTATTACAGCTGGTTTTTCTTATTTTACGGTTTAACCATATTAGCAGGCCTGCTAAGTCGAGTTTTAATTCCTGAAGTCGCAGATTTCGATGCTGAACTCGCCTTGCCTTTGTTAGCCGATAAAATTATGCCTGAAATATTTGTTGGCTTGATTTTAGCGGCTCTGTTTGCCGCGACCATGTCGACTGTAGATTCACTTATTCTAGCCTGTTCAGCTTCCTTGAGCCGAGATTTAACGGTAACGCCGACACAATCAATTTGGCTTACTAAGTTTTCAACGTTTATTGTCTTAGTCGTTGCCGTCAGTTTTGCAATGAGTAATAACCAAACCGTTTTTAATTTGGTCTTAGATGCCTGGGGAATGCTAGGTTCGGCTTTTGCACCGCTGGTATTATGGTTAGCTCTCGGTCGGCAAACTTCTGCCTTAAGCGCTATTACAGCTATCATTATGGGAATGCTAATCTTTAGTCTGTTTACTTATGGCGGTTATCTCACCAATATTTATGCGTTAACTTTTGGATTTCTGGCTGGCTTAGCTACGCTCGTATTAAGCGAATATCAGGAAGGAAAAAGTAAAATATATGTTAAATAA
- a CDS encoding aspartate kinase gives MFNKNNKLSVEKIGGTSMSQYKAVRDNIMLFPENPYNRVFVVSAYSGVTDDLLEHKKTGKPGVYGLFANDDTDANWKIALEELGQKLNHINANIFSDSDMALEANRFINKRIAETEQLLSYLQSLCRHGHFSLESHLLTVRELLASIGEAHSAWNLTHLLQHEGIKTQFIDLTGWQTKNPLSLDEMITSHFSEIDFSKTLPIVTGYTHCSENLMQTYDRGYSEMTFSRIAVKLKAVEAVIHKEYHLSSADPRLVGEKRVIPIGKTNYDIADQLANLGMEAIHPSAAQGLRQLQIPLRIKNTFEPNHHGTLITQDYKSDAPKVEIIAGMQRLLAVEIFDQDMMGNQFFYEQKLLEISSRLKCKVINKDFNANTITMFVDASLKKVNRLTKQLQEKLPNASIQNSTVSLVSAMGSDMRIKGFLNNAVSTLYENGINIEAIHQNTRQVEMQFFVNEADYEKSIKALHQSLIEVHNHGNAICAH, from the coding sequence ATGTTCAACAAAAACAACAAGCTCAGTGTCGAAAAAATCGGTGGCACTTCAATGAGTCAATATAAAGCCGTACGTGACAATATCATGCTCTTTCCAGAGAACCCATATAATCGTGTTTTTGTCGTCTCAGCCTACAGCGGTGTAACAGACGACCTTTTAGAACATAAAAAAACAGGCAAGCCTGGCGTATATGGACTATTTGCAAATGATGATACTGATGCTAACTGGAAAATTGCACTTGAAGAACTTGGTCAAAAACTAAATCATATTAATGCTAATATTTTTTCAGATTCAGATATGGCACTGGAAGCAAATCGCTTTATCAACAAGCGAATTGCAGAGACAGAGCAATTATTAAGCTACTTGCAAAGTCTTTGTCGCCATGGTCACTTTTCTTTAGAAAGCCACCTTCTAACTGTTAGAGAACTCCTAGCAAGTATTGGAGAAGCACACAGTGCTTGGAATCTAACACACCTTTTACAACATGAAGGAATCAAAACCCAATTTATTGATTTAACTGGCTGGCAAACCAAAAATCCACTTTCATTAGATGAAATGATTACGAGCCATTTTTCTGAAATTGATTTTAGTAAAACCCTGCCGATTGTGACTGGCTATACACACTGTTCTGAAAACCTCATGCAAACCTATGATCGAGGCTATAGTGAAATGACTTTCAGTCGAATTGCGGTCAAGTTAAAAGCGGTAGAAGCGGTTATTCACAAAGAGTATCACCTAAGTAGTGCTGATCCTAGACTAGTAGGCGAGAAGCGAGTCATTCCTATTGGAAAGACTAACTATGACATAGCCGACCAACTTGCAAATTTAGGCATGGAAGCTATTCACCCTAGTGCTGCACAAGGGTTAAGGCAATTACAGATACCTTTACGTATCAAAAACACATTTGAACCTAACCATCACGGAACGCTAATCACTCAAGATTATAAAAGTGATGCTCCCAAGGTTGAAATCATTGCTGGTATGCAACGCTTGTTAGCCGTAGAAATTTTTGACCAAGATATGATGGGCAATCAATTTTTCTATGAACAAAAACTGCTCGAAATTTCTAGTCGTCTAAAGTGCAAAGTCATTAATAAAGACTTTAACGCAAACACTATCACCATGTTTGTCGATGCCTCTTTGAAAAAAGTGAATCGTTTAACCAAACAGCTACAAGAAAAACTGCCCAATGCCTCGATACAGAACAGCACTGTTTCTTTAGTTTCAGCCATGGGAAGTGATATGCGCATTAAAGGCTTTTTAAACAACGCTGTTAGTACCTTGTATGAAAATGGAATCAATATTGAGGCCATTCACCAGAATACACGCCAAGTAGAAATGCAGTTTTTTGTGAATGAGGCAGATTATGAAAAATCAATAAAAGCCCTTCACCAAAGTCTAATTGAAGTTCACAACCACGGGAACGCCATATGCGCTCATTAA